A stretch of Pogona vitticeps strain Pit_001003342236 chromosome 5, PviZW2.1, whole genome shotgun sequence DNA encodes these proteins:
- the NDUFA6 gene encoding NADH dehydrogenase [ubiquinone] 1 alpha subcomplex subunit 6, with protein MAAAVGGRVAAGGTAAVVKPIFSRDLNEAKRRVRELYRAWYREIPNTVHLYQLDITVKQGRDKMRELFMKNAHVTDPRIIDILVIKGKMELQETIYMWKQLTHVMRYFHETEIPQPKDFLSKFYAGHDP; from the exons ATGGCGGCGGCCGTGGGTGGGAGAGTGGCGGCTGGAGGCACTGCCGCCGTGGTCAAGCCAATCTTTAGTCGGGACCTGAACGAGGCAAAACGGCGGGTGCGAGAACTGTATAGGGCCTGGTACCGGGAGATCCCCAACACTG TGCACTTGTATCAGCTGGATATCACAGTGAAACAGGGGCGTGACAAGATGCGGGAGCTGTTTATGAAGAATGCCCATGTCACAGACCCCAGAATTATTGATATACTTGTTATAAAG GGGAAAATGGAACTGCAGGAGACTATTTACATGTGGAAGCAACTAACGCATGTAATGAGATATTTTCATGAGACAGAAATACCTCAACCGAAGGACTTCTTGTCCAAATTCTATGCGGGCCATGACCCTTGA